One Thiocapsa sp. genomic window, TCGGATCGATCCCGAGCACCAATTGGGCACCGGCCCCGAGCATGCGCCAGCCGTAATAGCCGTTGCCGCAACCCACGTCGAGCACCAGGCGATCGGCGAGCGGAGCGATGGCGCCGGCCACGCGTTCCCACTTGAGATCCGAGCGCCACTCGGTGTCGATGTGCACGCCCTGGATGCAGAAGGGGCCTTTGCGCCAGGGCTGCAGGACCATCAGCGCCTCGGTCAGAGACCGCGAGAGATCGGCGTCGAGCGGCCCGGCGCCTTCGATCCCGACACATGGGCCATCCAAACGAGCCCACCCGCTCGGCAGATCCGGCAGCCGCGCCAACGCCTGCTCCCACTTCGGCGCATCCCCGTGGGCCTGCGCGCCCAGCCTGAGCGCGGTGCCTTCGGCCAGCCTCTCGCGCCAGGCGCCCAAACCGGTCCGTGCGAGGCGATCGAGAAAGGGCTCGAAGGGCGTCAGGTCCATGCGATCCAGGCCACGAAGTTGAGATTCCGGAACCAGCGCAGATGGCCGGCGAAACCGGCAGCGCAGAGACGCCGCTCATGGGTCTCGACGGTTTCCGGGACGAGTACGCGCTCGAGTGCGGCACGCTTGCGGCTGATCGCCAGCTCGCTGTAGCCGTTCGCCCGCTTGAAGTCCTCGTGGAGGGTGCGCATCAGGCGCCCGCCCTGCGCATCCGGGATCTCGACCTTCTCGGCCAGCACCAGCATGCCGCCCGGGACCAGACCGGCGCGCAGACGGGCCATCAGTGCGTCCCGCCGCTCGGGCGGGATGAACTGAAGCGTCAGATTCAAGACGACCAAGCCGGCGCCGCCGACCTCGACCGCTTCGAGATCTGCGCGCAGCGGCACGAGTCGCTCGATCCCGGGGACATCGGCAAGCCGCGTCAACATGCCCTCGATCATGGCCTCAGAGGCATCGACGGCGATCACGGGCACATCCGCCGGGGTCTGCAGCAGCAGCTCGCGGGTGACCGCGCCCAAGGAGCATCCCAAGTCGTAACAGCACGTTCCCGGCCGCACCACGCGCCGGGCGATGAGTCCGGTGAGGCCCACGAGCTCGGCATAACCCGGAACCGAACGACGCACCATATCCGGGAAGACCCGGGCGACATCGGCATCGAACTCGAACGGCTTCACCGGCGCGCTCGGCCGGTCGAATAGGTCATCGGGCTCGTTCATCGTCACACTTCGCATCCTCGATCACAGTCCTAATGGGCTTGCAGCGGCACCCAATGCAAGGCAGAGTCACGTTATGAAACCGCCATCGCCGACCGGTGCGCGGTTATATACCGAGCGCACGTGGGTTTTTCGGTCAGCAGGGTGCGTCCCGCGCGCGTCGAGACAAGGCGCGCCGACGAGGCGTAGCGGCCCCTACGGCGAGGAGGCGCAATGCCGGCCCGACGTGCGCGGGGCGTGCAATGCGGCGGAAAACCCACGTGCGCTCGGTATAGAATACTTGCCCCGCCCACACCACTGCCGACCTGCCGTCCAAGGGAACGCAACATGATGAACAAGAACGAGATCCAACAAGCCATCGACGAGGATTCCGATTTCGTACAGGACGTCGACCCGGGCCCGGGCACCGCCCCGAGCATCCCGGACGAGATCGATTTAGGCGACCCCTCACTCTATCTGAATCGCGAGCTCACTTGGCTGGCGTTCAACCGTCGCGTCCTCAACGAGGCGGACGACAGCCGCACACCGTTGCTCGAGCGGGTGAAGTTCCTGGCGATCGTCAGCAACAACCTCGATGAATTCTTCATGAAACGCATCGGCGGGCTCAAGCAGCAGATCGCCGCCGGCGTGCATACCCCGAGCGTGGACGGCCGCACCCCCGCGCAGCAGCTCAAGGAATGCCAGGCCGCGGTCCGCGAGTTTCAGACCGAGATGCAGCGGATCTACTCGATTCTCATGTCCGAGCTCGCACAGCACGACATCCGCATCGTCCTGCATGACGATCTGCCGCCCGATGCACGCGAGCGGCTGCGCGACTATTTCCGCGCCAACATCTTTCCGATGCTCACCCCGTTGGCGATGGATCCGGCGCATCCCTTCCCCTTCATCTCCAATCTGACGCTGAACCTGCTGGTCACCCTGCGTTTCCCGGGCGGCAGCGAGGTCTACATGGCCCGTGTGAAGGTGCCGGTGAGCAAGGACGTGTCGCGGCGTCTGATCGCCATCGACGGCACCACCACCTTCGTCACCCTCGAAGACCTGATGGTGAAGAACCTCGACATGCTCTTCCCGGGCATGGAGATCGACTCCTGCGCCCTCTTCCGGATCACCCGCAACGCCATCGTCGAGCCGGACGCCGAGGCGGCGAACGATCTGCTCGAGATGATCGAAACCGAGCTGCGCGAGCGCCACTTCGCACCCATCGTACGTCTGGAGGTGCAGCCCGGCATGGAACGGATCCATCGCGGCATGCTCGCCGCCGAGCTGGGTCTGAACGAGGACGAGGACGTCTTCGAGGTCGAGGGCATGATGGGCCTGCGCGACCTCTTCGAGGTCGCCGGGATCGAGAAGCCCGAGCTGCACGACAAGACCCACCGCGCGGTCGACCATCCGCTCCTGGCCAACGATCGACGCAACATCTTCCACATCATCCGCGAGAACGGGCCGCTCCTGCTCCAGCACCCGTATCAGGCCTTCAGCACCTCGGTCGAGCGCTTTCTGCGCACCGCCGCCGAAGACCCCAAGGTGCTCGCCATCAAGATGACGTTGTATCGCACCTCGGCCGGACCGATCCTCGATTCACTCATGCAGGCCGCGCGCAACGGCAAACAGGTCGCGGTGCTGGTCGAGCTCAAGGCGCGCTTCGACGAGGCCGCCAACATCGTCTGGGCACGGCGCCTGGAGGCCGAAGGCATCCACGTCAACTACGGCGTCATGGGCCTCAAAACCCATAGCAAGCTCATCTTCGTCGTGCGGCGCGACTACTCGCAACTGCGCCGTTACTACCACATCGGCACCGGCAACTATCACTCGGGTACGGCCAAGCTCTATACGGATCTGGGCATGCTCGGCTGCGACGAGGATATCGGCCAGGACCTCACCGAGCTTTTTAACTATCTCACCGGCTATTCACCGCCCCCGAGCTATCGCAAGATCCTCGCCGCGCCCTATACGCTCAAGCGCGGGATCATCGAGAAGATCAACCGCGAGATCGAACATCACAAGCGCCACGGCGACGGGCTCATCCAGATGAAGATGAATGCGCTCGAAGACGCGGAGATCACGCGCGCACTCTACAAGGCCAGCCGCGCCGGCGTGAAGGTCGACCTCATCATCCGCGACACCTGCCGCTACCGACCCGGACTGCCCGGGATCAGCGAGACCGGGCGCGTCGTCAGCATCGTCGGGCGCTTCCTCGAGCACGCACGCATCATGTACTTCCGGAACGGGGGCGCGGAAGAGTACTACATCGGCTCGGCCGACATGATGGGCCGTAACCTCGACAGCCGCGTCGAGGTCCACGCGCCGGTCGAGAACCCGGAGCTGCGCCAAGAGCTGCGACTCATCCTGGACGTGCAGTTCGCCGACACCCGTTCCGCTTGGGACATGGATTCGGACGGCAACTACACCCAGCGCATCCCGGAAGACGAAAACGCCAAGGGTGCCCAGGAGACCCTGATCGGTGTCGCCGAGAAGCGTCTCGCCGCAGCGGCCAAGCACAAGGAGAAGAAGGTGCGCTCCAAACTGCTGAGCCATTTCCAATGGCGGTTGCGGGAGAAGAATCTCAAATAAACCGCGCCCGATGCGGTATGCGTCGTGTGTTGGATGGGCTTGGCCGCGCCAGCTTCGACAGTCGCTGGAGCTGGCGCGGTTTAAAGTATTAAAAAGATTAAATTTTAAACCGCGTCTCACCGAGATCGAGGATATCCCCAAAGCCAAACGCAAAGTGAAAACGACGCATGTCGCACTGGGCGCGGTTTAGCAGAGTGCGCTCGGAGTGGCCGCGCCGCGTCCGATCCAACCGCAGTCGCTCAGAGGCGTTTCGGCGTCGAACGATGGCCTTCCAAGTGTGCCAAGCGGGCCTCCAGTGCCTCCATCGGAATAGAGTGCGCGCAGACAGTCCGCGTCACCGCAGGAGGCGCGCTCGTTTCTGAGCCAGGCTTTCTGCATCCGCTCGGGCGACAGGCCGAGCGCCTGCAACTCGGTATAAAGGATGCCCATTCTCGCATCCCGGGCACGGATATCGGGGTTGGCGCAGATCAAGCGCTCCACCGCGGTTCTGGCCTTGGCGCAGTCCCAGACGGCAACGGGATCCCCCGGAGCGGACCTGACCCGCGCGCGTGCCGGCGTTTCCGCTTGCGTGAGCTGACCTTCGTCGACGCAACCGTCCTTGTAGGCGTAAAGATTGGCGCCATCGTTGCGGGCGCACCAGGCGTCGCCCGCCGGATAGCGACACGGACTGGATGCGGCGTCGATATCCAGACAGGCCGCATCCGCGAAGGTACCGAACAGGACAAAGGCGAGCGCGGTTGCGAGCTGTCCGAAACGTCGAATCGTCATACGATCATTCACCCGCGCTCGGAGCAGAGACCAGCATCGCCCCGCGGAGCAAGCACTGCGCCGACTTGTGCTGCCGAACAGGCCCTGTTCGGCAGCACAGGCGCTGCGCCCGGCGCGAATCAGAACTCCTCGAAGGACTCGAAGTCGCCGCCGTCATCCGCGAAGCCTTCCTCGGACTCGAAAGGCGCCTCCTCGGGCTGCGCCGGTGTCTCCGACGCCTCGGCCTCATTACCGCCGAACATGCCGGTCAGGGCATTGGCCATCATGATGCCGCCCGCGACGCCGGCGGCGGTTGTCAGGGCCGATGCCATGAAACCGCCCCCGGCGGGCTGGGTCGGCTGCGACCATCCTCGGCTCGGAGCTGCGGTGGCCGTTGATTTCCCGAACCCCATGCCCGGAGCGGTGCCCGGAGCCGTCCCCGGCGTGCTCCCCGGAGTCATGGCCGGCGTGCGCTCGGCCGCGGGCCGCGCGGCGTTCGCACCCGAAACCGCCCCGCCCCCGAAGAGGCCGCCGAGGAAGCCACCACCCGCTGCAGGACGCTCGGCAAGCTGCTTCTCCAACTCCTGAATCCGTTGGTTCTGCGCCTGCACCGTCTGCTCTTGAACCAAGATGACCTGAGACATGTAGTAGGGAGCGGCCGGCTGGCGGCTCACGGCAGCGGCGATCTCCTGCTCCGCACCTGAGTCGCGGGGGCCTGCCTGTTGCTCGGCCTGCTTCAGCTTGGCGAAGAGGTCGCCGATCATGCTCTGCTCGTTGTGATCCACTGAAAATTCTCCTTCCGGTCAAAAGGGTTGGGCTTGAAAAGGGGTGAACGGACGCAGCATAGAGTCCCCGTCGGTTCCGAAGGTTCCTCGAGTCCGCTGCCGTGCGCGATGCATTGGGCCGCACGGGGCGCCCGACTGTCAATCGACTCAGCCGAACCGCGGGGCACCGAGTCCCATTATGTGGATCCCGTGACTGCACTGGATCGTGACCGGTCCGTCGGTCGCCGGACGGCGGGTGACCGGTTCGCCCCGGCCGCGCTCGAAGGCGGCATAGGCGATGTTGATCTGCTCGGTGCGCTCGTTGTGTAGGAGGACCCGCGCGGGATGACGATCCGGGTGGTAGGCATGGATCAGGCATCGGTAGCGCTGCTTCGCGGCCGCGACGTCGGTCGTGTCGCGCAGGCCGAGGATGTGCTCGGGAGAGCCGTTCGGCCCGGCGAAGAGAAGACGATCCAGGATGTCGTAGGCAAGGCCCGCGGCGTCCAAACGCGTCAGACCCGCGCGTGCGATCGCCTCGTCGAGGACAGCGACGTTCGGATTGTCCGGGTTGCCCAGCCAGATGAGGAGCGCATCGAGTTGCTGCTCGAGCGTGGCGGTGGCCATACCGGACTCCAGGGTCCGCGCCAGCTGTCGTGGCCAGTCGTCGATCATCCGCTGATCACTGGCCAAGGGGCAGGAATTCGAGCGTATCCAGCCGAAGAGTCCCGCTCAAGAGTCGGTCCAGGGCGGTGGTCGCGGCCCTGCGAACCCGCATGCCGACAAGCAGACCGTCCTCCGGAACCTGGATCTCGAGCTCGAAGGGTTCGCGGGTCCAGCTTCCCCAGCGCGGCGGGGTCTGCACCCGGACCCCCGGGCTTGTCGCGATGGTGTAAAGCTCCACGAAGACCCCCGAGCGCGTCGTGATGCCGTCGCCCGACCAGTAGCCGTGGAGACGGTAGGATGTGCCCGGCCGCACGCGCATGATTTGGCTGGGTTGGCCGAGAGCCACATTTGCGGTCCCGAGGAAATCGATGCGCAGACTCTGGTGTGTTGCATCGCCGTTCGGCCCTTCAACGCCGATCCTGAAACCGTCTCCGGTGGCGTGATAGCGCCAGCCGGGCGTGGCCCAACCGGGCCTGAAGTCGGGACCGAGCGGGACAAGCGGCTCCTCGAAGCGGCCGTTGACGAGCCCCGGCGGTTCACCGAGCGCCTGCTCCCAAACCGCATCGGCCTCCGCATGACGTCCTTGAGCCGCGAGCATTTGAAGATAGGGAAACAAGAGATCCTCCAGGGCGCGGCTCTTGTCGTCGAGCCGAGCCCAGAGGGCCTGTGCCAACGCCGGATCGCCGGCACGGCGGGCGAGGTCGAGGAGACCACGCTGATACACCAAGGCATCGTTCGGCCCGCTCGACCAAACCTGCGCCGCAGCATCGACCAGGGCCTCGGGCGCCGGCTCGAGACGGCGTGCAAGACCCAAGGTCCGAAGCCCATCCTGTGGCGCGATCGCCCAGTAGTGCATGAGTGCGGCAAAGGCCGCATCGGGCGGTCCCAAGGCGACCTGCATCCAGGCTGCGCGCTGCTGCAGGGTCGCGCGCTCGGGCCACAATGCGCGAGCAACGCGGATGCTCCGTGCGGCACCCTCCCGATCACCCGATGACGCGAGCAGCTCGCCCAGGTCCAGCCAGGTCGGGGCGTAGAGGGGGCGTTCGCGCAGACTGATCTCCAGCAGATTGCGAGGCTCGGACGCGTCGCCGGACAGGGGCAAGAGACGGCGCGCCCATTGGCGTGCGGCCTCGCCGCCGCTCCAGGGCAGACGCGGCGGGATCGGCAGGCGCCGGCCAAAGCCCCAGGACCGTTTCGAATCGACCCACATGGGCAACGACGCCATAGAGGGCCTCGGCGAAGACCAGCGCGACCAGAATCCCGACCAAGACCGCCAGCTGCCGCCGCGGCAGCTCCGCCACCAAGGCGGCCGCCGCCCAATAGGTCGTAAAGATCCCCCAGTATCCGAGTGTGGCGGCAACGTTGGGTGAAAGACGGGTGATCGGCAGCTCGGGGTACTGCGCAAGCAGATCCAGCGGATAGTCACCGATCCAATCGAAGAGCGCCCGCGGCAAAGGCAGAAGCTGCAACCCGATCCACCCCGAGACCGCCAGCCAGACCCACAACCAACCGCGATCCCGCGCATCCGCCCCCGTCCCGCGAGCGAGGCGCCAGGACCAAGTCAAAAAGAACAGCCCCGCAATCGTCGCCCGGCCAAGGCACGCGGCCCCGGGTGCACGCCGCCCATCATGACCATCAAGACCGCCGCGACCGCGCCGATCACCCAGACCTGCAACCAGGCCAAGGCATTCGGGACAGCGGTCGAGTCGATTGGAACCGCGGTTGCAACGGACATCGCG contains:
- the ppk1 gene encoding polyphosphate kinase 1, with product MNKNEIQQAIDEDSDFVQDVDPGPGTAPSIPDEIDLGDPSLYLNRELTWLAFNRRVLNEADDSRTPLLERVKFLAIVSNNLDEFFMKRIGGLKQQIAAGVHTPSVDGRTPAQQLKECQAAVREFQTEMQRIYSILMSELAQHDIRIVLHDDLPPDARERLRDYFRANIFPMLTPLAMDPAHPFPFISNLTLNLLVTLRFPGGSEVYMARVKVPVSKDVSRRLIAIDGTTTFVTLEDLMVKNLDMLFPGMEIDSCALFRITRNAIVEPDAEAANDLLEMIETELRERHFAPIVRLEVQPGMERIHRGMLAAELGLNEDEDVFEVEGMMGLRDLFEVAGIEKPELHDKTHRAVDHPLLANDRRNIFHIIRENGPLLLQHPYQAFSTSVERFLRTAAEDPKVLAIKMTLYRTSAGPILDSLMQAARNGKQVAVLVELKARFDEAANIVWARRLEAEGIHVNYGVMGLKTHSKLIFVVRRDYSQLRRYYHIGTGNYHSGTAKLYTDLGMLGCDEDIGQDLTELFNYLTGYSPPPSYRKILAAPYTLKRGIIEKINREIEHHKRHGDGLIQMKMNALEDAEITRALYKASRAGVKVDLIIRDTCRYRPGLPGISETGRVVSIVGRFLEHARIMYFRNGGAEEYYIGSADMMGRNLDSRVEVHAPVENPELRQELRLILDVQFADTRSAWDMDSDGNYTQRIPEDENAKGAQETLIGVAEKRLAAAAKHKEKKVRSKLLSHFQWRLREKNLK
- a CDS encoding DnaJ family molecular chaperone, which produces MASDQRMIDDWPRQLARTLESGMATATLEQQLDALLIWLGNPDNPNVAVLDEAIARAGLTRLDAAGLAYDILDRLLFAGPNGSPEHILGLRDTTDVAAAKQRYRCLIHAYHPDRHPARVLLHNERTEQINIAYAAFERGRGEPVTRRPATDGPVTIQCSHGIHIMGLGAPRFG
- a CDS encoding DUF2076 domain-containing protein, which produces MDHNEQSMIGDLFAKLKQAEQQAGPRDSGAEQEIAAAVSRQPAAPYYMSQVILVQEQTVQAQNQRIQELEKQLAERPAAGGGFLGGLFGGGAVSGANAARPAAERTPAMTPGSTPGTAPGTAPGMGFGKSTATAAPSRGWSQPTQPAGGGFMASALTTAAGVAGGIMMANALTGMFGGNEAEASETPAQPEEAPFESEEGFADDGGDFESFEEF
- the cmoA gene encoding carboxy-S-adenosyl-L-methionine synthase CmoA, with translation MNEPDDLFDRPSAPVKPFEFDADVARVFPDMVRRSVPGYAELVGLTGLIARRVVRPGTCCYDLGCSLGAVTRELLLQTPADVPVIAVDASEAMIEGMLTRLADVPGIERLVPLRADLEAVEVGGAGLVVLNLTLQFIPPERRDALMARLRAGLVPGGMLVLAEKVEIPDAQGGRLMRTLHEDFKRANGYSELAISRKRAALERVLVPETVETHERRLCAAGFAGHLRWFRNLNFVAWIAWT